ATTAATTAATAATCCTTTAAGTAATGATTAATACTTATGCAGCCACCGCCCATCCGTCATCTGTCATCAACGAGCGAAGGAAAGGGAACGAACTATTGTTATTAGGAACAACAACAAAATAAGCTCGTTCGTCCTACGTACATTATGTTAGTCGGGTAGAGCAAGCAGGAAACAGAACGCGCAAAGCAATTGAGCTGATATCATTCAGACTCTTCTTAGATTTCGCATGACATCTATCTTCCACTTCCCTGCCGTGTTCAAGTTACTGCGAGACCCAAAACGAAGTCCGTTGTCCGTTCGGAAAAGCCGCCGTAGTATTCACTACCTACGAGACCTCCCAGTATCTCCATTGTCTCAGTTGACGAAGTGAGCCTAGCCTAGGGAAGATCTTAAAGCCATGCTAATGCACTCTTCAATGACAATAGGCCACGACTAGTATCATGTGAGCCTTCGATCGGAGAATCATCTGCCATGGGTGCAGCAAAGCACCCTCCTGCAGCGTGTGTCATTCCAAACTGGAGCTACAAATGACTAACTGATGATCGTAGCCACCAACTCAAAAAATGGACTTCTGAGCCTacaactcttcttctgatACAAAAGAAAGATGATCCTCGTACAACAGCCGCTATGGGCTTTATACTAAGGTAAGGCGTGGAGAGCGCATGAGCAATGTGAAATTTGACATACCATGCTCAGCCACATCCAAGAACACTATCCCCACCTCAGACTCATAGTGGAAGCGCATACTGCCTTGGACCATCCGTCATTTGACAATCTAATCGTTGCGTCGCCGGGCGATGAGAAATTATTGCCTCTTCATACATCTCTCGTGTTAACTTTAGGCGGAGACGGCACAATATTGCATGTCTCTAACCTTTTCTCTCAAGGTGAATGCCCTCCAGTACTAAGCTTCTCCATGGGATCTCTGGGTTTCCTGCTTCCGTTTCGTATGTTCTCACGTTGCTAGCCACAGGAGCACGTACTTACGGGTTGCCCAGATATCAGCGCTTTGTCATCGGCTTTGGAGAACACCCTCAAGGGCCCGGTATCAGTGTTGAACAGGATGCGGCTAGCATGTAAACCTATTGCTGCCAATGGAGACCCATTAAATCGATGTACAGAGAGTGGTGAGTGCTGTACAAACGACCTTAATTTGTCGACAACAAGCTAATGGTGTAGCAGTGGGTGAAGCGGGATGGCAGGTTATGAACGAAGTTGCCCTTCATCGAGGCCGTCATACGCATCTCACTGTGGTGGACACTTACTTTGACGGACAGCATCTGACTGAGGCCGTCGTAAGCCACCCTACTTTCGTAATCCACATTATCAAACTTATCCTCTAATAGGCTGACGGCATCCTGCTTTCCACTCCAACTGGATCAACCGCGTACTCTTTATCTGCAGGAGGCCCTATATCTCACCCGGAAACGGATGCTTTTCTTCTCACTCCTGTAGCCCCTCGATCCTTGAGTTTCCGTACAGTAATTCTTCCCGGCCGTGGCGAGGTCAAACTGGAGGTGTGTCTTTGCTCCACCGTGACTGATAAGCTCACTGAGTGTACATTTATCAGATATCTTCTCTCGCGAGATCCCCTGCCGAACTCTCTATCGATGGGAAAGAAGTGTGTTTGTTGAATGCAAAGGAATCTGTGGTAATCTCCAGATCACCCTTTCCAATTCCTTGCGTAGAAAGATCTGGCAGTGAAAATGGCTGGGTGAAGGATATCAAGTGAGCTAATTAGGTTTCTTTTTTCGCCGGTCCCGACTGATCATTACCGTGCTAGCTCCTTACTTCAATTTAACGTTGGGTTCAAAAATAAAAGTTTGATGGGACACAGCTCTTGATGAGCTCAATATGAATACAGTATTGCTTCACCTTGCAGCCCTTAGCAGGGAGGCCGTTTGGCAGTCTTCAACTTTTTGGAAAAAGAAACAATGCTCCAAAAATACAGCAGATAGCAGTGGATCAGAGGAGCGTTCATACCCTGAACATGCATAATAAGCAGAGGACGATAGGCGGCATCGAGCCACCATTTGATACTCCTTTTCCATTCTTTGCCTTGATGGCAGTAGTGCGCACTTACCAGCCCCCGTCGCGATCAAGGACGGAAGTTGGCATCTTTAACGTTGCCGCAGCTTCAAATTCCAAGTTTCTAATAAGGGACACCAAAAGAAGTAAGGAGCGGAGGAAGCGAAGAATACACAGCGCGCAGCACAAAATACCCAAAGACTGTACAAAATGCATAGCAAGGAAGTAGATATTAAGTCGCAACTACATAATATGCTCGACACAAGCCCTTCAGCATTGGCATTACGGATTTTAAAAAAAGAACATCAAGTCTGAAATAAGTATTATCAAGGGAATTAAATTGGGAGATTAAGTATTGTTAAAACAAATCGTATGGTCTATACGAGTTAGTATATGTAACCGCGGAACTTAAAAATCTCCCTCGAGGGTCTCAAGTCAGGTCCTCCCAGACTGAAATTAGTAACAGGCCCTGAGTGTGACTGCTGGACGCGCCTCGTTTTGCACGTTTTGTGCGACTTATCCTCCAGTAAGTTCAGTTTAAGTTTTAAAACATGGAAGACTTGCGTCCGACGATATGCATTTGTGCATATCCGCTTAACTTCAATAGT
This DNA window, taken from Cryptococcus gattii WM276 chromosome C, complete sequence, encodes the following:
- a CDS encoding NADH kinase, putative (Similar to TIGR gene model, INSD accession AAW42429.1), which codes for MLLLRDPKRSPLSVRKSRRSIHYLRDLPVSPLSQLTKPRLVSCEPSIGESSAMGAAKHPPAAHQLKKWTSEPTTLLLIQKKDDPRTTAAMGFILSHIQEHYPHLRLIVEAHTALDHPSFDNLIVASPGDEKLLPLHTSLVLTLGGDGTILHVSNLFSQGECPPVLSFSMGSLGFLLPFHISALSSALENTLKGPVSVLNRMRLACKPIAANGDPLNRCTETVGEAGWQVMNEVALHRGRHTHLTVVDTYFDGQHLTEAVADGILLSTPTGSTAYSLSAGGPISHPETDAFLLTPVAPRSLSFRTVILPGRGEVKLEISSLARSPAELSIDGKEVCLLNAKESVVISRSPFPIPCVERSGSENGWVKDINSLLQFNVGFKNKSLMGHSS